Proteins from a single region of Bacteroidota bacterium:
- a CDS encoding NAD(P)H-hydrate dehydratase translates to MRNKSQEHKIFIIYKRAYTIIATPDGKLYFNSTGNAGMATGGSGDVLTGIITALCAQEYAPLDACLAGVYLHGLAGDIAMDASGGTNLIATDIIQAIPEAISTVL, encoded by the coding sequence ATGCGTAATAAATCGCAAGAACATAAAATTTTTATTATTTACAAGAGAGCCTATACAATAATTGCTACACCGGATGGCAAATTGTATTTTAATTCAACCGGTAATGCAGGAATGGCAACCGGAGGCAGCGGTGATGTGCTTACAGGGATAATTACAGCTTTATGTGCACAGGAATATGCGCCATTGGATGCCTGTTTAGCCGGTGTTTATTTACACGGACTGGCAGGAGATATTGCAATGGATGCATCCGGAGGAACAAATTTAATTGCAACAGATATCATACAGGCTATCCCTGAAGCGATATCAACAGTGCTTTAA
- a CDS encoding NAD-dependent deacylase, with the protein MRIVVLTGAGISAESGIPTFRGAGGLWEGHRIEDVASPDGWNRNAALVLEFYNLRRRAVLSAQPNKAHIDLAALDAQHDVFIITQNIDDLHERAGSKNILHLHGEILKARSIRNPNLILPINGDIHLGDTAPDGAQLRPHIVWFGEEVPVLEKAIPLVESADVLVIIGTSMVVYPAAGLLYYAGPHIPVYVINPEIPEISGNKNISYIQQNASAGVEEFIRQFNLN; encoded by the coding sequence ATGCGAATAGTTGTATTAACAGGTGCAGGCATTAGTGCGGAAAGTGGAATACCTACATTTCGGGGTGCCGGCGGATTATGGGAAGGTCATCGAATAGAAGATGTGGCTTCACCGGATGGCTGGAATAGAAATGCAGCCTTAGTGTTGGAATTTTATAATTTAAGGCGACGTGCAGTTTTATCTGCCCAACCTAATAAGGCACATATCGATTTAGCAGCATTAGATGCACAACATGATGTTTTTATTATCACACAAAACATTGACGACTTGCATGAGCGAGCCGGAAGTAAAAATATTTTGCACTTACATGGAGAAATATTAAAAGCGCGCAGCATCAGAAATCCCAATTTAATTTTACCAATTAATGGTGATATTCATTTAGGTGACACTGCACCCGACGGCGCCCAATTGCGACCACATATCGTTTGGTTTGGTGAAGAAGTTCCAGTGCTGGAAAAAGCGATTCCATTGGTTGAATCCGCAGATGTATTAGTGATAATCGGAACCAGTATGGTGGTTTATCCTGCTGCAGGATTATTATACTATGCCGGTCCACATATTCCGGTTTATGTAATCAACCCGGAAATTCCTGAAATAAGTGGAAATAAAAATATCAGCTATATTCAACAAAATGCAAGTGCCGGTGTTGAGGAGTTTATTCGGCAATTTAATTTAAATTAA
- a CDS encoding NUDIX hydrolase, with protein MSIIKQPWQTLNKKIIYDNPWIHVEEHNVINPGGVPAIYGVVQFKNYALGVVPIDTDGNIYLIGQHRYPFNEYTWEIPEGGGNKQQDPLINIQRELREEAGLLANKWTLLQEIQVSNSVTDEIGYIYLAQELTPCAPEPDVDEDLKILKIPFQDAYQMLLDGKIKDSLTVIGILKTKIYLGL; from the coding sequence ATGAGTATTATAAAACAACCCTGGCAAACGTTAAATAAAAAAATAATTTATGATAACCCATGGATACATGTTGAAGAACACAATGTAATTAATCCGGGAGGTGTTCCTGCAATATATGGTGTGGTTCAATTTAAAAATTATGCCTTAGGTGTTGTGCCTATAGATACAGATGGAAATATTTATTTAATTGGTCAGCATCGTTATCCTTTTAATGAATACACATGGGAAATACCTGAAGGTGGCGGAAATAAGCAACAGGACCCTTTAATAAATATTCAGCGTGAATTGCGTGAAGAGGCCGGTTTACTTGCAAACAAATGGACTTTATTGCAGGAAATTCAGGTTTCTAACTCTGTTACAGATGAAATTGGTTATATCTATCTTGCACAGGAATTAACACCATGTGCTCCTGAACCCGATGTGGATGAAGATTTGAAAATTTTAAAAATCCCTTTTCAGGATGCGTATCAAATGTTACTGGATGGAAAAATTAAGGATTCTTTAACAGTAATTGGAATACTTAAAACAAAAATTTATTTGGGTTTATAA
- a CDS encoding RDD family protein, producing the protein MENNILDQEQSQPTTIQYAGFWERVGASLIDFLIFIPLFVLTYYNLMNLKNLVLALVLSFVWIIYKIYMEGTKGATIGKRVMKIVVVNENNEIINMNQSIARNSLYIINTLLGLITTVMVFNAIGFEDNTSFMEVSKFQQENGFTAGGYFGFLILISIIWVAFDKQKQALHDKIGKTYCAIRS; encoded by the coding sequence ATGGAAAACAATATTCTCGACCAGGAACAATCACAACCAACAACCATTCAATATGCGGGTTTTTGGGAACGCGTTGGCGCAAGTTTAATCGACTTTCTGATTTTTATTCCGCTATTTGTGCTGACTTATTACAATTTGATGAATCTAAAAAACCTTGTGCTTGCTTTGGTTTTAAGTTTTGTGTGGATTATTTACAAAATTTATATGGAAGGTACAAAAGGTGCAACTATAGGCAAACGTGTTATGAAAATTGTTGTGGTAAATGAAAATAATGAAATCATTAATATGAATCAATCCATTGCCCGTAATTCATTGTATATCATAAACACATTACTCGGTTTAATAACAACCGTTATGGTTTTTAATGCAATAGGGTTTGAAGATAATACTTCATTTATGGAAGTAAGTAAATTTCAACAAGAAAATGGTTTCACAGCAGGTGGCTATTTTGGGTTTTTAATCTTAATTTCCATTATCTGGGTTGCATTTGATAAACAAAAACAAGCTCTACACGATAAAATCGGTAAAACATATTGCGCGATTCGCTCGTAA
- a CDS encoding saccharopine dehydrogenase NADP-binding domain-containing protein translates to MKNILILGAGKSATVLIDYLLDHAAALNATVTLGDLDVNLAQQKLHNHPAGKVVYFNSEDAVIRENCIQQSDIVVSLLPAFLHPVVATDCVKFKKHFVSASYVGDAMQSLHQAAVDAGIILLNEIGLDPGIDHMSAKKMIDEVVAAGGEITGFESYTGGLIAPESDNNPWNYKFTWNPRNVVLAGQGTAKFLQNHDYKYIPYQKLYERYDILDIPGYGQFEGYPNRDSLAYRKIYGLENTATIVRGTLRKRGFCDAWNVFVQLGMTDDSYIMENAQHFTKSMFTKAFIPGIGNDVQSGLSNYLKITDPDIVNKLAWLGLFEETPIFSEKDTAKQYTPAQILQYILEQKWSLDAGDKDMCVMKHVMDYTQNGKAYTLHSNMVAIGQDEIYTAMAKTVGLPAAIATKMILSGEINKIGVVIPVTPDIYNPVLDELANHHQIRFTETIMVNE, encoded by the coding sequence ATGAAAAACATCCTAATACTCGGCGCAGGTAAATCGGCAACGGTTTTAATTGATTATTTATTAGATCATGCAGCAGCATTAAATGCAACCGTAACGCTGGGCGATTTGGATGTAAATCTGGCACAACAAAAATTACACAATCACCCGGCAGGTAAAGTAGTTTATTTTAATTCGGAAGATGCTGTAATTCGGGAAAATTGTATTCAGCAATCAGATATTGTAGTTTCTTTATTACCGGCTTTTTTGCATCCTGTTGTTGCGACCGACTGCGTAAAATTTAAAAAACATTTTGTTTCTGCTTCTTATGTTGGAGATGCAATGCAAAGCCTGCATCAGGCTGCTGTAGATGCCGGTATCATTTTATTGAATGAAATTGGTTTGGATCCGGGTATCGATCATATGAGTGCGAAAAAAATGATTGATGAAGTTGTTGCTGCTGGCGGTGAAATTACCGGATTTGAATCATATACAGGAGGATTGATTGCGCCGGAAAGTGATAATAATCCCTGGAATTATAAATTTACCTGGAACCCACGCAATGTGGTTTTAGCGGGACAAGGCACTGCAAAATTTCTGCAAAATCATGATTATAAATATATTCCCTACCAAAAATTGTACGAACGATACGATATTTTAGATATTCCCGGCTATGGTCAATTTGAAGGTTATCCAAACCGTGATTCACTGGCTTACAGAAAAATTTACGGCCTTGAAAATACAGCTACCATTGTTCGCGGAACATTGCGCAAACGCGGTTTTTGTGATGCATGGAATGTATTTGTCCAATTAGGTATGACTGATGATTCCTATATCATGGAAAATGCGCAACATTTTACAAAAAGTATGTTTACCAAAGCATTTATTCCGGGAATTGGTAACGATGTGCAATCCGGATTAAGTAATTATCTGAAAATTACTGACCCTGATATCGTAAATAAATTAGCTTGGTTGGGACTCTTTGAGGAAACACCTATTTTTTCTGAAAAAGATACCGCTAAACAATATACACCTGCTCAAATTTTACAATACATACTGGAACAAAAATGGTCGCTCGATGCAGGTGACAAAGATATGTGTGTGATGAAACATGTGATGGATTATACACAAAACGGCAAAGCCTATACCTTACACTCCAATATGGTCGCCATTGGGCAGGATGAAATTTATACCGCTATGGCAAAAACGGTAGGTTTGCCTGCAGCTATTGCAACCAAAATGATACTCAGTGGTGAAATTAATAAAATCGGTGTTGTAATTCCGGTTACACCTGATATTTACAATCCTGTGCTAGATGAATTAGCCAACCATCATCAAATTCGATTTACCGAGACTATAATGGTAAATGAATAA
- the cdd gene encoding cytidine deaminase, translating into MEKIVISCILEVYEDKSALTQQQQDLLTAAIQALETAYAPYSNFKVGAALLLEDDTIVTGSNQENAAYPSGLCAERVAFFNAGSQFPGKRIIAAAVTTSYPLPQPIAPCGACRQVMAEYELKQNSPIELILHAAQKTVYTINNCQNMLPLYFSGEWLKK; encoded by the coding sequence ATGGAGAAAATAGTTATCAGTTGTATCCTCGAGGTGTATGAAGATAAATCTGCGCTCACGCAACAGCAACAGGATTTATTAACAGCCGCAATACAAGCATTGGAAACTGCCTATGCGCCATATTCCAATTTTAAGGTTGGCGCGGCTTTATTACTTGAAGATGATACAATAGTAACCGGCAGTAATCAGGAAAACGCAGCCTACCCGTCAGGTTTATGTGCAGAACGTGTCGCATTTTTTAATGCCGGCAGTCAGTTTCCCGGCAAACGCATCATAGCAGCAGCCGTTACTACCTCCTATCCGCTCCCACAACCGATAGCACCCTGCGGAGCATGCCGCCAGGTAATGGCCGAATATGAATTGAAACAAAATAGTCCAATTGAGCTCATTCTCCATGCAGCCCAAAAAACCGTTTACACCATCAACAATTGTCAAAATATGCTACCGCTCTATTTTTCGGGCGAATGGCTAAAAAAATAA
- a CDS encoding T9SS type A sorting domain-containing protein: MLSYITKIFTTITIFFITTTALLAGPGDTIKVQTFTFGSPQDAWFDLPGLDVNVEKVLMKYTLKCNPAQSPACGEWDYLTYTYLYEHTGNLDSTLLTHPYFTANGASPDELNYSTTPTYTTVPSWQYTVVYDDTISYNEYQTGTTTDFAFYPLYTAYPVGRTQILWSASELTAAGLTAGNISGMNFDIYTPGDEMKNFSIRLKSTLLTEFTTTVFESGFTEVYRQNTSFNTGWDGIDFTTPFYWDGVSNIIVEITYDNTNPTGLSYMTGMETTPYHSLLTGCTNDKYVEFYNPDYADVLGNPLAGLSDQVTVAFWSQGDPDFQPQNGTTFEAVTGSDARVLNSHTPWSDANVYWDAGNAGGYDRINQVAPAADYEGNWTYWTFTKNTTTGSMKVYKNGVLWHSGTGKTKLMEGIEKLRLGKGNWGGSESYAGNMDEFAIWNVELDAATIASYMYKDLDGAHPYAANLLLYYNFNDGNGLTEPDIVNDNDLALVGAVERFIKSEDIFRNISSTAVRPVVKFEQGEFVSHIDSVLIVEDVITDPIALIIYDPADPLTATDSILVYPAEFYTYTYNADGTIADSTLVTATNTISNYDLEYYGEPFEVVNTHELARYITPYGIGLDLGDGFTWTFDLSDYRPLLHDSVHLNAGNWQELLDMELLFIEGTPPRDPIAVTNLWYGFYGYGLTPSFDELTPPQTVTIPADAKNSRVKIRATGHGFGGTSNCSEFCAREHYLKLNGSTVWSKEVWRDNCDLNPVYPQGGTWVYDRANWCPGAEVTTYDFELTPDVVPGSTYTFDYTAEDYTWNGAGSVPTYVTSVQLITYGDPNFNLDARLDAIIAPSDDDMQQRKNPICNNPIVRITNTGATPLTSLDITFGIKDYDQDTYTWTGNLAFMESEEVTLPNFGWTNGGTAFIATVSNPNGGTDEYSYNNSITTPLAIPVTYPNEFIIETRTNTASHENDLFVYDENGNTILERTTFADNTTYKDTLNLPDGCYELYLWDYGEDGLSWWANSDGNGSFKTREIDGAYIKNFEPDFGGLIYFQFTVGNYTPVAAFVPPADVLNVYPNPASTDIFIDIDLAQLNNVDVTVLDITGKIVYTEHLSRVQDATLHLNLENYATGIYTVVANTNGKIMTKQFVVEK; the protein is encoded by the coding sequence ATGTTGTCATACATTACTAAAATTTTTACCACCATTACCATTTTTTTTATCACCACAACTGCCTTATTAGCAGGGCCCGGTGATACAATTAAAGTGCAAACATTCACTTTTGGATCGCCGCAGGACGCTTGGTTTGACCTCCCCGGACTTGATGTGAATGTTGAAAAAGTGCTCATGAAGTATACCTTGAAATGTAATCCCGCCCAAAGCCCTGCATGCGGTGAATGGGATTATTTGACCTATACTTACCTGTATGAACATACCGGAAATCTGGACTCCACATTATTAACCCACCCATATTTTACGGCCAATGGTGCCAGTCCTGATGAATTAAATTATTCAACAACACCAACCTACACAACAGTGCCGTCTTGGCAATATACTGTGGTTTATGACGATACCATTTCTTATAACGAATATCAAACAGGCACTACCACCGACTTTGCATTTTATCCGCTTTATACTGCTTATCCGGTTGGACGTACTCAAATCCTTTGGAGTGCATCCGAATTAACTGCAGCGGGTTTAACAGCAGGAAATATCAGTGGAATGAATTTCGATATTTATACACCGGGTGATGAAATGAAAAATTTCAGTATTCGTTTAAAGTCGACGTTATTAACTGAATTTACAACAACCGTATTTGAGTCAGGATTTACAGAAGTATATCGCCAAAATACCTCCTTTAATACGGGTTGGGATGGCATAGATTTTACAACACCATTTTATTGGGATGGCGTTTCGAATATTATTGTTGAAATTACTTATGATAATACTAATCCAACCGGTTTATCGTACATGACCGGTATGGAAACAACACCTTACCACTCTTTGCTTACCGGATGTACCAACGATAAATACGTTGAATTTTACAATCCCGATTATGCAGATGTTTTAGGTAATCCTTTAGCAGGATTAAGTGATCAGGTAACAGTTGCATTTTGGTCGCAGGGTGACCCTGATTTTCAGCCACAAAACGGAACTACTTTCGAAGCTGTTACCGGAAGTGATGCACGTGTATTAAACAGTCATACACCATGGAGCGATGCAAATGTTTATTGGGATGCGGGTAATGCTGGTGGTTACGACAGAATAAATCAGGTTGCACCGGCTGCAGATTATGAAGGCAACTGGACTTATTGGACGTTTACAAAAAATACGACTACGGGTTCAATGAAGGTTTATAAAAATGGTGTGTTGTGGCATAGTGGAACTGGTAAAACTAAATTAATGGAAGGCATTGAAAAATTGCGTTTAGGTAAAGGCAATTGGGGTGGAAGTGAAAGTTATGCCGGCAATATGGATGAATTTGCAATTTGGAATGTAGAATTAGATGCTGCAACAATTGCAAGTTATATGTATAAAGATTTAGATGGAGCGCATCCGTACGCGGCTAATTTATTGTTGTATTATAATTTTAATGATGGTAATGGATTAACAGAACCGGATATTGTAAATGATAATGACCTTGCATTAGTTGGTGCTGTTGAACGTTTTATTAAATCGGAAGATATTTTTAGAAATATTAGTTCCACTGCTGTGAGACCGGTAGTTAAATTTGAACAAGGTGAGTTTGTTAGTCATATTGATTCTGTTTTAATTGTTGAAGATGTAATTACCGACCCAATTGCATTAATTATTTATGATCCTGCAGATCCATTAACTGCAACAGATTCTATATTAGTTTATCCTGCTGAATTTTATACTTATACTTATAATGCAGATGGCACTATTGCCGATTCAACTCTGGTTACCGCAACTAATACAATATCTAATTACGACCTCGAATATTATGGAGAACCGTTTGAAGTAGTTAATACGCATGAATTAGCAAGATATATTACACCTTACGGTATCGGATTAGATTTAGGTGATGGATTTACGTGGACATTCGATTTAAGTGATTACCGCCCTTTATTACATGATTCAGTACATTTAAATGCAGGAAACTGGCAGGAATTACTGGATATGGAATTATTATTTATTGAAGGTACACCACCTCGTGATCCAATTGCAGTTACCAATTTGTGGTATGGCTTTTATGGTTATGGATTAACACCTTCATTTGATGAATTAACTCCTCCACAAACAGTTACAATTCCTGCTGATGCGAAAAATTCTAGAGTAAAAATTCGCGCAACGGGACATGGTTTCGGAGGCACATCAAATTGTTCTGAATTTTGTGCACGCGAACATTATTTGAAATTAAATGGCAGCACTGTTTGGAGTAAAGAAGTGTGGAGAGATAATTGTGATTTAAATCCGGTTTATCCGCAGGGAGGTACCTGGGTTTACGATCGTGCAAACTGGTGTCCGGGTGCAGAAGTTACCACTTACGATTTTGAATTAACACCTGATGTTGTGCCGGGTAGTACCTATACATTTGATTATACTGCAGAAGATTATACTTGGAATGGAGCAGGTTCCGTTCCTACCTATGTTACCTCTGTGCAATTAATTACTTATGGTGACCCTAATTTTAATTTGGATGCGCGTTTAGATGCCATCATTGCACCAAGTGATGATGATATGCAACAACGTAAAAATCCGATATGTAATAACCCAATAGTAAGAATTACCAATACCGGTGCTACACCTTTAACGAGTTTGGATATTACTTTCGGAATTAAAGATTATGATCAGGATACTTATACCTGGACAGGTAATCTTGCATTTATGGAAAGTGAAGAAGTTACTTTACCAAATTTCGGCTGGACAAATGGCGGCACTGCATTTATTGCAACGGTAAGTAATCCAAATGGCGGAACAGATGAATATAGTTATAATAATAGTATTACTACACCGTTAGCGATTCCGGTAACTTATCCGAACGAATTTATTATTGAAACAAGAACAAATACTGCTTCACACGAAAACGATTTATTTGTTTATGATGAAAATGGAAATACCATTTTGGAAAGAACAACATTTGCTGACAACACTACTTACAAAGACACATTGAATTTACCTGATGGTTGTTATGAATTATATTTATGGGATTATGGTGAAGACGGATTAAGCTGGTGGGCAAATAGTGATGGTAATGGAAGTTTTAAAACGAGAGAAATTGATGGTGCTTACATTAAAAATTTTGAGCCTGATTTTGGTGGACTAATTTATTTCCAGTTTACTGTAGGTAACTACACACCGGTAGCGGCTTTTGTGCCTCCTGCAGATGTTTTAAATGTGTATCCAAATCCTGCTTCAACAGATATATTTATTGATATCGATCTTGCGCAACTGAATAATGTTGATGTTACTGTTTTAGATATAACCGGCAAAATAGTTTACACCGAACATTTAAGTCGTGTGCAGGATGCAACTTTACATTTAAATCTTGAAAATTATGCTACCGGAATATATACTGTTGTAGCAAATACCAACGGTAAAATAATGACCAAACAATTTGTGGTTGAAAAATAA
- a CDS encoding ABC transporter ATP-binding protein — protein sequence MIKATQIQKSYGPLHVLKGVDLIVEKGELVSIVGASGAGKSTLLHIVGTLDKPDSGEVIMNDTRLSTLSEKELAHFRNKHIGFVFQFHHLLPEFTALENVCVPGYIARKKESDVIQRAKELLDFLGLHERLDHKPSQLSGGEQQRVAVARALINKPDVILADEPSGNLDTHNAKELHNLFFRLRNEFKQTFIIVTHNEELANMADRKLVMQDGLMVNG from the coding sequence GTGATAAAAGCAACTCAGATACAAAAATCGTATGGTCCGCTGCATGTGTTAAAAGGTGTCGACCTGATTGTAGAAAAAGGTGAACTGGTGAGCATCGTTGGAGCATCGGGAGCAGGCAAAAGCACATTATTGCACATTGTTGGAACCCTCGATAAACCCGACAGTGGTGAAGTAATTATGAACGATACCCGTTTAAGCACTTTGAGTGAAAAAGAGCTGGCCCATTTCAGAAACAAACATATTGGTTTTGTATTTCAATTTCACCATTTATTGCCTGAATTTACGGCTTTAGAAAATGTATGTGTTCCCGGATATATTGCGCGAAAAAAAGAAAGTGACGTAATTCAGCGCGCCAAAGAATTACTCGATTTTTTAGGTCTTCATGAAAGGTTGGATCATAAACCCAGTCAGCTTTCGGGTGGTGAGCAACAGCGTGTGGCAGTTGCACGTGCTTTAATCAATAAACCGGATGTAATATTGGCTGATGAACCATCAGGAAATCTCGATACGCATAATGCAAAAGAACTGCATAATTTATTTTTCAGATTGCGTAACGAGTTTAAACAAACGTTTATAATTGTAACGCACAATGAGGAATTAGCGAATATGGCGGATAGAAAATTAGTGATGCAGGATGGCCTTATGGTGAACGGTTAA
- a CDS encoding site-specific DNA-methyltransferase has product MHGRNIIANDVNPISAILAEGRLFIPSVLDLEARLDNIFAQPYVPEKHRLHMFYHKDTYRELLILRAWIIQREKNNKLDALDKWIRMVATNRLTGHSPGFFSVYTLPPNQAVSRERQILINSKRNQKPVYRNVKALIVKKTKSLIKDLNPTDRVHVESASKNAIFILGDAANTKVIKNNTVQLTVTSPPFLDVVQYAKDNWMRCWFNGIDIKKIEKNITMSKTIDEWMIKMYTVFQELYRITKKNGYVAFETGEVHLGKTQLEHHVLEMGTRAGFKCEHIIINEQQFTKTANIWGVKNNVKGTNSNRIVVFKKH; this is encoded by the coding sequence TTGCATGGCAGAAATATTATTGCCAACGATGTTAATCCCATAAGCGCAATATTAGCTGAAGGCCGTTTGTTTATTCCTTCTGTTCTGGACCTGGAAGCACGACTCGATAACATTTTTGCACAACCCTATGTTCCGGAAAAACACCGGTTGCATATGTTTTATCATAAAGACACTTATCGTGAATTACTCATTTTACGTGCATGGATCATTCAAAGAGAAAAAAATAACAAACTCGATGCACTCGACAAATGGATCCGCATGGTGGCTACCAATCGCTTAACCGGACATTCACCAGGATTTTTTTCTGTGTATACCTTGCCACCAAATCAGGCTGTATCCAGAGAACGACAAATTTTAATTAACTCAAAACGAAATCAGAAACCCGTTTACCGCAACGTTAAGGCACTTATTGTAAAAAAGACAAAAAGTCTGATAAAAGACTTAAATCCTACTGATAGAGTCCATGTTGAATCGGCTTCTAAAAATGCAATTTTTATTTTGGGTGATGCGGCCAATACAAAAGTGATTAAAAATAATACCGTTCAATTAACGGTAACTTCTCCGCCGTTTTTAGATGTTGTGCAATACGCTAAAGATAACTGGATGCGCTGCTGGTTTAATGGAATTGACATTAAAAAAATAGAAAAAAATATCACCATGTCGAAAACTATTGACGAATGGATGATTAAAATGTATACCGTTTTTCAGGAATTATATCGCATTACCAAAAAAAATGGTTATGTTGCTTTTGAAACGGGAGAAGTACATCTTGGCAAAACCCAACTTGAACATCATGTCCTGGAAATGGGCACCAGAGCAGGTTTCAAATGTGAGCATATAATTATAAACGAACAACAATTTACTAAAACGGCAAATATCTGGGGTGTAAAAAATAATGTGAAAGGCACCAACAGCAACAGAATAGTGGTATTTAAAAAACACTGA
- a CDS encoding helix-turn-helix transcriptional regulator — translation MTNALESGLIRPIAFTERETQILNLIAKGKTTRAIADELWLSVNTVESHRKRMIRRVNAKNIFGVFNYTITNGIINPLVFSEPCFV, via the coding sequence ATGACTAACGCACTTGAATCAGGACTTATCAGACCAATCGCTTTTACGGAGCGGGAAACCCAAATCCTCAATTTAATCGCAAAAGGCAAAACCACCCGTGCAATTGCCGATGAATTGTGGCTTTCGGTAAATACGGTGGAAAGTCACCGCAAGCGCATGATCAGAAGAGTTAACGCAAAAAATATATTCGGTGTATTCAATTACACCATTACGAATGGAATTATCAACCCTTTGGTATTTAGTGAACCTTGTTTCGTTTAA